A genomic region of Ktedonobacteraceae bacterium contains the following coding sequences:
- a CDS encoding YdeI/OmpD-associated family protein, translating into MPDSTNDQLERFYARDRQEWRAWLEQNAATAKGVWLIYYKQNSNQPRVSYDEAVEEALCFGWIDSRPNTLDDERYMQLFSPRKPKSPWSKSNKQRVEKLIQQGLMTAAGLKAIEIAKKNGMWNVYDAIEALTMPEDLREALVANNVANANFEAFSNSTKKQLLWWVESAKRPETRSKRIQQIVLSAEQNKNPLNYAANKKS; encoded by the coding sequence ATGCCTGATTCTACCAACGACCAGTTAGAACGTTTTTATGCAAGGGACCGCCAGGAGTGGCGAGCGTGGTTGGAGCAAAACGCTGCGACTGCAAAAGGCGTCTGGCTCATTTATTACAAGCAGAACAGCAATCAACCGCGCGTCTCTTATGACGAAGCCGTGGAAGAGGCGCTTTGCTTTGGCTGGATCGACAGCCGCCCAAATACGCTGGATGACGAGCGTTACATGCAACTCTTTTCTCCCAGAAAGCCGAAAAGCCCATGGTCTAAATCAAACAAACAGCGCGTAGAGAAACTTATCCAGCAAGGTTTGATGACAGCGGCAGGGCTTAAAGCAATCGAGATTGCCAAAAAGAATGGCATGTGGAATGTGTACGACGCAATCGAAGCATTGACGATGCCGGAAGATTTGAGAGAAGCATTAGTGGCCAACAACGTTGCAAATGCCAACTTTGAGGCTTTCAGTAACTCAACCAAAAAGCAACTCCTCTGGTGGGTTGAAAGCGCTAAACGGCCCGAGACGCGCTCGAAAAGGATCCAGCAAATCGTGCTGTCGGCGGAACAGAACAAGAATCCATTGAATTATGCGGCTAATAAGAAATCATAA
- a CDS encoding ABC transporter substrate-binding protein — MFIRKTLYASAGLLAICMMVFSACASNSSSNGSSGSGSTLKVGPGVDVAHKTITLGILSPYSGPVAAPIGVPLARGVEVFFDHVNDNGGINGFKVKFLEEDTQYNPQIEVQKYEQIHNQVLMIADSLGTPTTFAIKDLADADHMLVSAATLSSALAREKYLILVGTPYRLQVENAFDYVVNKLGVQNPATGIIYQNDEYGQDGLTGYKEAVSVYHMNDVAEASYAATDTDFTAQVSLMKSKGAKYVFLTTIPTVTASIIGTAAKLNYFPQFILQSPAWANALLGVPALVPLLTKVWVVGQGATWGDTSVKGMAQMLQDVQKYAPDQKPDGYFEFGYTESEITYAILKAAMAKNDLTRDGLYNAFISLHTVDLQGLYPNATYGDSPDQRVPTRDSVIFQVDPTQPNDVKPLYPDFTGTAAMQSHF; from the coding sequence ATGTTTATCAGAAAGACGCTCTATGCGAGCGCGGGTCTGCTTGCCATCTGCATGATGGTATTTTCCGCGTGCGCCAGTAACAGCTCAAGTAACGGCAGTAGTGGTAGTGGAAGTACGCTCAAAGTAGGCCCTGGTGTCGATGTGGCCCATAAGACCATTACGCTGGGCATACTCTCCCCTTACTCCGGCCCGGTGGCCGCTCCGATTGGCGTTCCACTTGCCAGGGGCGTGGAGGTGTTCTTCGACCATGTCAATGATAATGGTGGCATTAACGGCTTCAAGGTCAAATTTCTTGAGGAGGATACGCAGTATAATCCGCAGATAGAGGTGCAGAAATACGAGCAGATCCACAATCAGGTGCTGATGATCGCTGACAGCCTGGGAACGCCTACAACGTTCGCCATCAAAGATCTGGCAGACGCAGATCATATGCTGGTTTCGGCGGCAACACTTTCTTCCGCTCTTGCGCGTGAGAAGTACCTGATCCTGGTCGGCACTCCCTACCGCTTGCAGGTCGAAAATGCCTTCGATTATGTCGTAAACAAACTGGGTGTACAAAATCCAGCAACCGGCATCATTTATCAGAATGATGAGTATGGTCAGGATGGATTGACGGGCTACAAGGAGGCGGTTTCAGTTTATCATATGAACGACGTGGCTGAGGCCAGTTACGCGGCCACCGACACGGACTTTACTGCGCAGGTCTCTTTAATGAAATCGAAAGGAGCGAAGTACGTCTTCCTCACCACGATTCCAACCGTCACGGCCAGTATCATCGGCACAGCTGCTAAGCTGAACTACTTCCCCCAGTTTATTCTCCAGAGCCCGGCCTGGGCGAATGCGCTACTCGGCGTTCCTGCCCTGGTGCCGTTGCTCACCAAAGTCTGGGTAGTTGGCCAGGGAGCTACCTGGGGTGATACGAGCGTGAAAGGCATGGCACAGATGTTGCAGGATGTGCAAAAGTACGCCCCGGATCAAAAGCCCGATGGCTACTTCGAGTTTGGCTATACCGAGTCCGAGATCACCTATGCCATTCTGAAGGCGGCTATGGCGAAAAATGATCTGACACGTGATGGCCTGTACAATGCCTTCATTTCCCTGCATACTGTCGATCTGCAAGGGTTGTATCCCAATGCCACCTATGGAGATTCGCCTGATCAGCGTGTGCCAACTCGCGATTCGGTCATCTTTCAGGTCGATCCAACCCAGCCGAATGATGTCAAGCCATTGTATCCTGATTTTACAGGAACGGCAGCTATGCAGTCTCACTTCTGA